The Deinococcus radiotolerans genome segment GCCTCTCTGCCTCAGGTCAGGCCCCAGATGCGCGGCGGGGCGAGTTCCAGCACGTTCCCGGCCGGGTCGTGGAAGTACAAGCTCTCGCCCCGGTCGCCCCAGGCGTACCGCGTGACGTGCAGGCCGGCAGCGCGCAGCCTCGCCTCCCAGGTGTCGGTCTGGGGGGGGTCCAGGGTCAGGCAGGCGTGCCCGCCAGGCGTTCCGGCGTGCGGGGGGACGTCGCCGGGCTGGGCGCTGGCGCGCGGGTCGAAGATCAGCAGCATGCTGCCGTCCAGCCGGTAGAACAGGTGCCGCCCCGGGACCCTGCTGTGCAAGGTCAGGCCGAGCACCTCGCTGTAGAAGTGCTCGGCTGCGTTCAGGTCGTGGGTGTACAGGCAGGTTTCCAGGACGCGCATGGGCGCAGCTTAGGGCAGCAGCAGGCGGGGTTCGGGCGCGGGGCCCTGCGCGCGGCGCTGCACGTCGCGCAGGACGCTGGAGCCGTCGGCGTGGATGCCGTGCTTGCGGAAGCTGGTGGCGAGACTCTGGGCGTCCCGGGCGAGCAGGTCGCGGAAGTGCGGGTTCTGACGGGTTGACAGTTGCGGGAAATCAATGATGGTCACGGTGTCCTCCCACCAGAGCAGGTTGTAGGTGCTGTAGTCGCCGTGCGCGTACCCGAGCCGCAGCAGGTGGCCCATGCCGGTCAGGCTCTGCTCCCAGGCGCTGCGGGCCTGCTCGGGGTTCAGTGCGGCGTCGCTGAGGCGCGGGGCGACGTAGTCCTCGGTGCCGATCAATCGCATCAGGACGGCGGGGTACGTGGCGGTGTAGTCGTAGGGGTGGGGGCCGACGAGGGGTTCGGGGACGGGCAGGCCGGCCTGCCACAGTTCCCACAGGTGCGCGTACTCGGCGGCCACCCAGCCGTGCTGGAGCATCTCCAGGCCCGCGCGGGTGCGGCCCTCGATGGCGCGGCGGTCGCGGTCTTTGATGATGACCTGCCCGGCGCGGTACACGCTGTCGTCCTTGAAGGAGCGGGCCTGCAGGTCGCGGTAGAGCTTCACGAGGACGCTGCCGCGGGGGCCGCGGGCGACGTACGCGGTGGCTTCCTTGCCGCTCTTGAGTTCCGCGATGATCTCGGTGACGTGCCCCAGGTCCTTCAGGCGGCGGATCACGTCGTCCTGTTCGCTGTCCTCATCGGCGGTCATCTGGGCGAGCTGTCGCCTTCCAACAGGCTTTTTCTTGCCGCGCCGGCGGGGCTCGGCAGCGTCGGTCCAGGGGTCATCCAGCCAGTCCTGATCGGTCCAGTCCTGGTCGGATGGGTTGTGGGTGCGGGCGCTCATGGGCGCCTCCGGGGGTCAATCCAGGGTGTTGAGCCCGAAGGCAGAGGCGGCCAGTGGTGTTGCGTCAAAATCACTCCAGGTTGCGGAAACGAGAACTCCGTGCGCGGCGGTCTGGATTTCAGTGATGTTGGTCATAGCTGGCACCTCCTTTCGGTGATGGGTCAAGCGTAGCAGGAGAGCGTGGCGCGTGTCACGAAAGCGGGGAGGCTAGGCCATCACGCCTAGCGCCCGCTGGCTGACCTGGGCGGTCAGGCATGCGGGGCGGCGCACCTGTCTGCTGCGCACCGCCCCTGCTGCTGTTTCGCTGCGTTTACTTCAGCGTTTTGCTGATGTACGCGTTCGAATAGTAGTCGGTCGCTTTCGCGCCGGCCGGGAGTTTGCCCTGCTTCACCAGTGCGGCGACCGCCTTCGTCCACGCGGTGGGATTCATGGCGCCCAGGCCGTTCGCCTGCGTGTACGGGCCGGTCATCAGGGGCACGCTGGCCTTCAGGACGTCCAGGCTGCCGCTCGCGCCGAAGACGGGCTGCGCCAGCTTGAACGCGCGGGCGGGGTCGGCGACCGTGAACTTCAGGCCGCGCTGGCTGGCACGCACGACCTTCTTCGCCAGGTCGCCGGTCAGGCTCTTGCCGGTGCCGATCAGGCCCACACCGACCATCGGGTAAGCCTCCGTGACGTCCAGCGTGTACACCTTCTTGCCGCTGGTGCGGGATAGTTGCAGCACGTCGTTGTTCGCGTAACCCACGGCGGCGTCCACCCGCCCGGCGCGCACGGCGTCCACCTGCGTGAACCCGATGGAGTTCAGGCGCACGTCGCGGCCCTCGTTCAGGTTCGCGCTGTCCAGCAGCGCCTGAATGGCGTGGTAGGAACTGCCGAACGGCCCGGGAATGCCCACGGATTTCCCTTTCAGGCTCTCGGGTCCGTTCAGAGGCGAGAGGCTGAACACGGTCACCGGGTTCTTCTGGTACATCGTCATGACGTACCGCACGTCCGCGCCCTGGTTGCGCGCGAAGATCGCGTCCTCCGGGTCGCCCACCACGAAGTCCAGCTTGCCCTGCAGGAGCAGCGGCAGCAGCTGCGATACGTACCCGTGCTGGTACTTGACCGTCAGGCCCTCCGCCCGGAAGTACCCCAGCTTGTCCGCGACGTAGAAGGGCGTGAACTGCACGTCCGGGTTATACCCCAGGCCGATGTTCACGGTGCGCTGCGCGGACGCGGTGGTGGCCAGCAGGCCCAGCAGGAGGAAAGCGGCACGCTTCATGAGAGGCAGTATAGGCGGGGCAGCTGACCGCGCCGTGACCCGGCTTCCCCTGTCCTGATCCATCGGGGTGCCGGATGTGCCGGATTCGGAAGTCTGATGGGTCTGTGTGGGACACGCGCGCCGCGCGCCGCGTGTCATGCTCCGCGCATGGACCTGAACTCCTGGACGCCGGACGACAACGCCCGCCGCTTC includes the following:
- a CDS encoding VOC family protein produces the protein MRVLETCLYTHDLNAAEHFYSEVLGLTLHSRVPGRHLFYRLDGSMLLIFDPRASAQPGDVPPHAGTPGGHACLTLDPPQTDTWEARLRAAGLHVTRYAWGDRGESLYFHDPAGNVLELAPPRIWGLT
- a CDS encoding RIO1 family regulatory kinase/ATPase domain-containing protein; amino-acid sequence: MSARTHNPSDQDWTDQDWLDDPWTDAAEPRRRGKKKPVGRRQLAQMTADEDSEQDDVIRRLKDLGHVTEIIAELKSGKEATAYVARGPRGSVLVKLYRDLQARSFKDDSVYRAGQVIIKDRDRRAIEGRTRAGLEMLQHGWVAAEYAHLWELWQAGLPVPEPLVGPHPYDYTATYPAVLMRLIGTEDYVAPRLSDAALNPEQARSAWEQSLTGMGHLLRLGYAHGDYSTYNLLWWEDTVTIIDFPQLSTRQNPHFRDLLARDAQSLATSFRKHGIHADGSSVLRDVQRRAQGPAPEPRLLLP
- a CDS encoding ABC transporter substrate-binding protein translates to MKRAAFLLLGLLATTASAQRTVNIGLGYNPDVQFTPFYVADKLGYFRAEGLTVKYQHGYVSQLLPLLLQGKLDFVVGDPEDAIFARNQGADVRYVMTMYQKNPVTVFSLSPLNGPESLKGKSVGIPGPFGSSYHAIQALLDSANLNEGRDVRLNSIGFTQVDAVRAGRVDAAVGYANNDVLQLSRTSGKKVYTLDVTEAYPMVGVGLIGTGKSLTGDLAKKVVRASQRGLKFTVADPARAFKLAQPVFGASGSLDVLKASVPLMTGPYTQANGLGAMNPTAWTKAVAALVKQGKLPAGAKATDYYSNAYISKTLK